The following coding sequences lie in one Changpingibacter yushuensis genomic window:
- a CDS encoding sugar ABC transporter substrate-binding protein, producing the protein MRRGISILTAAGLAMTLAACGGGSSDDSTSGAAEETTASETGASGSLTIWVDDNREVAVTDAAKAYEDATGTTVDVVVKDFANIRADFSAQVPTGEGPDITVGAHDWLGGFVKDGLVAPIEFGDALADFNTVSTDAFTYDGQVYGLPYAIENVAVIRNTALADSTPATFDEMLAKGKAAGTKYPFLIQVGDEGDAYTMYAFQTSFGAPVFVQNDDGSYSSELGLGGENGNNFAQWLQDQATAGVLDTNITYDVAVDAFSKGESPYIVGGPWMISAFTDAGIDVAVDPIPSAGGETASPFVGVQGFYVNANSQNQLTATDFLVNYLGTEDSQVALYEAGDRVPALNAAADAVSDDPIVAGFAAAAENAVPMPSIPEMDSVWSFWGVTEANIINGTATDAPAAWTEMVSNIQAELDK; encoded by the coding sequence ATGCGACGGGGCATTTCGATTTTGACTGCTGCTGGCCTGGCCATGACTTTGGCTGCCTGTGGCGGTGGATCCAGCGATGATTCCACCAGCGGCGCTGCGGAAGAAACAACAGCTAGCGAGACAGGCGCCAGCGGATCGCTGACGATCTGGGTTGACGATAACCGAGAAGTGGCCGTCACCGACGCGGCCAAGGCATACGAAGACGCCACAGGCACAACAGTTGACGTGGTGGTTAAGGACTTCGCCAACATCCGTGCGGACTTTTCCGCACAGGTTCCCACGGGCGAAGGCCCAGACATCACCGTGGGTGCGCACGACTGGCTAGGAGGCTTCGTCAAGGACGGGTTGGTTGCGCCAATCGAGTTCGGCGATGCCCTTGCTGACTTCAACACCGTATCCACGGATGCTTTCACATACGATGGTCAGGTGTACGGCCTGCCATACGCCATTGAGAACGTGGCTGTCATTCGCAACACCGCACTCGCGGACTCCACGCCAGCAACCTTTGATGAGATGCTCGCCAAGGGCAAGGCCGCAGGCACCAAGTACCCATTCCTTATTCAGGTGGGCGACGAAGGCGATGCGTACACGATGTACGCATTCCAAACATCCTTCGGCGCACCCGTCTTTGTTCAGAACGACGACGGCTCCTACAGCTCCGAACTGGGTCTGGGTGGCGAAAACGGCAACAACTTCGCTCAGTGGCTTCAGGATCAGGCAACAGCCGGTGTGCTTGATACAAATATCACCTATGACGTGGCAGTGGACGCCTTCTCCAAGGGCGAATCTCCCTACATCGTTGGTGGACCGTGGATGATCTCCGCATTTACAGATGCAGGCATTGACGTGGCAGTTGATCCAATCCCAAGCGCCGGTGGTGAGACCGCATCTCCATTCGTGGGCGTGCAGGGCTTCTACGTCAACGCAAACTCGCAGAACCAGCTCACGGCAACCGATTTCCTCGTGAACTACCTGGGAACTGAAGATTCTCAGGTTGCTCTCTATGAGGCAGGCGACCGCGTGCCGGCCCTGAACGCTGCAGCTGATGCAGTTTCAGACGATCCGATCGTCGCTGGCTTTGCCGCCGCAGCAGAGAACGCCGTGCCGATGCCCTCGATTCCTGAGATGGACTCCGTGTGGTCATTCTGGGGTGTGACTGAAGCAAACATCATCAATGGAACTGCCACGGATGCTCCGGCAGCATGGACCGAGATGGTTTCCAACATCCAGGCAGAGTTGGATAAGTAG
- a CDS encoding malonic semialdehyde reductase — MTTRENSSVTADQIFFDARTAVRFQEEHIDSSVVDSIYDTIKFGPTAMNGVPLRLTVVESAAERDALIERMNPGNREKTASAPILVVVSANIDWHETLTRTAPFMDNPVEMFKDAEQMRRSSARTNGALQMGYFILAARATGLDVAPMTGYDAAAVTEHFLPSGREELLAVIALGHRDVELDFPRMPRLAAEEAVRHA; from the coding sequence GTGACTACACGTGAAAATAGCAGCGTAACCGCTGATCAGATCTTTTTTGATGCACGCACGGCAGTGCGGTTCCAAGAGGAGCACATCGACTCATCCGTTGTGGACTCGATCTACGACACGATCAAGTTTGGCCCCACCGCCATGAACGGAGTTCCGCTCCGCTTGACTGTGGTGGAAAGTGCGGCCGAACGCGATGCGCTCATTGAACGCATGAACCCGGGTAACCGTGAGAAGACGGCATCGGCACCAATCCTCGTCGTCGTCTCTGCCAACATTGACTGGCATGAGACACTCACCCGCACCGCACCCTTCATGGACAACCCCGTGGAGATGTTCAAAGACGCTGAGCAGATGCGGCGTTCCTCGGCGCGGACCAATGGAGCACTGCAGATGGGCTACTTCATCCTTGCCGCCCGGGCCACTGGCTTGGATGTTGCTCCCATGACCGGATATGACGCAGCGGCCGTGACTGAACATTTCCTGCCGTCTGGCCGGGAGGAGCTTCTCGCTGTTATTGCACTCGGGCACCGCGACGTGGAGCTCGACTTCCCTCGTATGCCGCGCCTCGCGGCCGAGGAAGCTGTCCGCCACGCCTGA
- a CDS encoding alpha/beta hydrolase: MPATFALVAAWFALTPSLLPRAGAVQALVSAVAAILGYGLGAFLGWLLHDPRIGERTRRIAWKVFAVVGVIGSIILLFVSRRWQQDQRAEVGMPSASIWDIPITVVLGLVLFALLLMLCRAVRKFGRFLSRQISRLLPPRVSIAVGSIATVWIVVVLVNAVVVGQIGGTLDKLFLAINDEFSTDVAAPEESELSAGPGSLVTWESLGRQGRVFIANAPTDDAISEFTGEDAVQPIRVYVGSEGSSDLQAQANTAVEELVRTGAFNRAVINVATGTGRGWVNENSARALEYMWGGNTATVSIQYSYLPSWVSFLVDGARAQDAGRSLFEAVYAYWLTLPEDSRPKLVVSGESLGSFGGEAAFSGAQDIASRTSGVLWVGPTANNTLWNTFTTHRDSGSLASLPVFEGGQTVRFSESGDTWDGDGTWEEPRVGYLQHANDPITWLDFATVYQRPDFLSETRGTGVPDHMFWMPVITMLQIGGDLVAPGVPDGQGHEFGQSPARAWAQILPSEGWTDSDTNRLVAQLAILQDSDL; the protein is encoded by the coding sequence ATGCCAGCCACCTTCGCATTGGTCGCCGCGTGGTTCGCATTGACGCCCTCATTGCTTCCACGTGCCGGTGCCGTCCAAGCTCTGGTATCGGCCGTGGCCGCTATCTTGGGATACGGATTAGGCGCGTTCTTGGGTTGGCTACTTCACGATCCCCGCATCGGCGAACGCACACGCCGTATTGCGTGGAAGGTGTTCGCTGTTGTTGGCGTCATTGGCTCAATCATCTTGCTCTTTGTCTCCCGCAGATGGCAGCAGGACCAACGCGCAGAGGTTGGGATGCCTTCTGCATCCATATGGGACATCCCCATCACAGTGGTGCTGGGGCTTGTGCTCTTCGCTCTGCTCCTCATGCTGTGCCGTGCAGTGCGCAAGTTCGGCCGCTTCCTTTCCCGTCAGATTTCCCGCCTCTTGCCGCCGCGCGTCTCCATTGCGGTTGGAAGCATCGCCACCGTATGGATCGTGGTGGTACTGGTCAACGCCGTCGTCGTCGGCCAAATCGGTGGAACCCTGGACAAACTGTTCCTAGCAATCAATGACGAATTCTCCACGGACGTCGCCGCTCCAGAGGAAAGCGAGCTATCGGCCGGGCCTGGATCGCTCGTCACGTGGGAGAGCTTAGGACGTCAGGGCAGAGTGTTCATTGCGAACGCACCAACAGACGATGCGATCTCAGAGTTCACCGGAGAAGATGCCGTTCAGCCGATCCGCGTGTACGTGGGCAGCGAGGGATCATCGGATCTGCAGGCTCAAGCAAACACCGCAGTTGAAGAGCTGGTTCGCACCGGTGCCTTCAATCGTGCCGTCATCAACGTGGCCACTGGAACTGGGCGCGGCTGGGTCAACGAGAACTCGGCCCGCGCACTCGAGTACATGTGGGGTGGAAACACCGCCACCGTCAGTATTCAGTACTCATACCTACCCAGTTGGGTATCATTCTTGGTCGACGGCGCGCGTGCCCAAGACGCCGGGCGCTCCCTCTTCGAAGCGGTATATGCATACTGGCTGACCTTGCCTGAGGATTCGCGGCCCAAGCTGGTGGTGAGTGGAGAAAGCCTCGGCTCATTCGGCGGCGAAGCGGCATTCTCCGGCGCTCAAGACATCGCCTCACGTACCTCCGGCGTTCTATGGGTAGGTCCCACTGCCAACAACACCTTGTGGAACACCTTCACAACTCACCGCGATTCTGGATCGCTCGCCTCTTTGCCCGTATTCGAAGGCGGGCAAACGGTTCGATTCTCCGAGTCCGGAGACACATGGGACGGGGACGGCACGTGGGAAGAGCCGCGGGTGGGCTACCTACAGCATGCGAACGACCCCATCACGTGGCTGGACTTCGCCACCGTGTATCAGCGCCCAGACTTCTTGAGCGAAACCCGTGGCACGGGGGTTCCGGACCACATGTTCTGGATGCCAGTCATCACAATGCTGCAGATCGGTGGCGATCTGGTTGCTCCTGGAGTACCCGACGGCCAAGGCCACGAGTTTGGGCAAAGCCCGGCGCGCGCGTGGGCGCAGATCCTACCCTCGGAGGGATGGACGGATTCAGATACCAACCGCCTCGTGGCTCAGCTGGCAATACTTCAGGATTCAGACCTGTAA
- a CDS encoding ABC transporter permease subunit, with product MTDVSPRTDERVKQKEPRKVFSQATNWGPGFLTKLILMAAVNALGLYVLVNAYTAGSWVVFGGMALILVAVDYVYFSKKTLALKYLTPGLVFLLVFQIFVILYTGYVALTNYGAGHMVNKSQAIDAILMQNTRRVEGTAQYPLAVVRNGSDLGFAIIENDEVFVGTADQPLEAVDGATIDGTRIAEVPGWEILSMGEVTENQTDVLALRVPISDDYEADGAIGTQTGTTGFVFRSVLTYDDSSDALTNEETGTVYTANGSTGQFESADGETLNPGWRVFVGLDNFKDAFGDGRYAGPFVKVLVWTFAFAFLSVATTFLLGMVLAMTMNDERMRGRKFYRTIMLMPYAFPAFMTAFLFAGLLNTKYGFFNEVLFGGAAIPWLQDPWLAKLSVLFVNLWMGFPYMFLICTGALQSIPSDMNEAARIDGANGFKVWRYITMPQLMIQVTPLLISSFAFNFNNFNLIYMLTNGGPRFEDSSVPVGSTDILISMVYQISGLSGEASRNFGLASAMSIIIFIIVGAVSAYSFKRSRSMEGAQ from the coding sequence ATGACAGACGTGTCACCGCGCACCGATGAACGAGTGAAGCAAAAAGAGCCACGCAAGGTCTTTTCACAGGCCACCAATTGGGGACCTGGATTCCTCACCAAGCTCATACTCATGGCTGCAGTCAATGCACTAGGCCTGTATGTGCTGGTCAACGCATACACTGCAGGGTCGTGGGTGGTGTTTGGCGGTATGGCCCTCATCCTCGTAGCTGTGGACTATGTGTACTTCTCCAAGAAGACTCTTGCATTGAAGTACCTGACTCCCGGCCTCGTGTTCTTGCTGGTATTCCAGATCTTCGTCATTCTCTACACAGGATACGTAGCACTCACCAACTACGGTGCGGGCCACATGGTAAACAAGAGCCAGGCCATTGACGCGATCCTCATGCAGAACACCCGCCGTGTTGAGGGCACTGCCCAGTATCCTCTTGCGGTGGTACGCAACGGATCGGATCTGGGCTTTGCCATCATCGAAAATGATGAGGTGTTTGTGGGCACAGCCGACCAACCACTTGAGGCTGTTGATGGGGCCACAATCGACGGTACAAGAATTGCGGAGGTACCCGGCTGGGAGATCCTCTCAATGGGCGAAGTTACAGAGAATCAGACGGATGTTTTGGCCCTGCGTGTGCCTATCTCGGATGATTATGAAGCTGATGGGGCAATCGGAACTCAGACGGGAACCACAGGTTTCGTTTTCCGAAGTGTTCTAACCTATGACGATTCCTCAGACGCACTGACGAACGAGGAGACCGGAACCGTCTACACCGCAAATGGAAGTACGGGTCAGTTCGAATCTGCCGACGGCGAGACCCTCAATCCGGGCTGGCGCGTGTTCGTTGGGCTGGACAACTTCAAGGATGCCTTCGGAGACGGGCGCTATGCGGGTCCATTCGTCAAGGTGTTGGTATGGACGTTCGCGTTCGCATTTCTTTCCGTAGCCACCACCTTCCTTCTGGGAATGGTGCTGGCCATGACGATGAATGATGAGAGAATGCGTGGCCGCAAGTTCTATCGAACTATCATGCTCATGCCGTATGCGTTCCCAGCCTTCATGACGGCATTCCTCTTCGCGGGACTCCTGAACACCAAATACGGCTTCTTCAACGAAGTCTTGTTCGGGGGAGCAGCCATACCGTGGCTACAAGATCCGTGGTTGGCGAAGCTCTCAGTGTTGTTTGTGAACCTGTGGATGGGTTTCCCCTACATGTTCCTCATTTGTACCGGAGCTCTCCAATCCATCCCCTCTGATATGAACGAAGCCGCGAGAATCGATGGGGCCAACGGCTTCAAAGTTTGGCGCTACATCACGATGCCGCAGCTCATGATTCAAGTGACTCCCCTTCTTATCTCTTCCTTCGCGTTTAACTTCAACAACTTCAACCTCATATACATGTTGACCAACGGTGGGCCACGCTTCGAGGATTCCTCGGTACCAGTTGGTTCCACCGACATTCTGATCTCGATGGTGTACCAGATTTCGGGCCTCTCCGGAGAAGCGAGTAGGAACTTCGGATTGGCATCCGCAATGTCCATCATCATCTTCATCATCGTGGGAGCTGTGTCCGCATACAGCTTCAAACGCTCCCGGTCCATGGAAGGAGCCCAATGA
- a CDS encoding ROK family protein — MIAGIETGGTKCFCAVAQSNDPTQIIDSVRIPTRDPDSTLGDIYEFLARNHQHESIEAIGVASFGPLDTSADSATFGTITCTPKPGWTDTDLTTMIGGLTTFRRSANTTGPIPMNFVTDVSGSLLGETAFGATQGMANAAYVTVGTGIGVGLMVEGRLVTGHGTPELGHIVVRRHPEDHFKGNCPYHGDCLEGLASGPAIAERRMGLVTEVEELVVGYYIAQLLVTITLATAPERIVIGGGVMKTPRLLDAVRKDYRTLIAGYLGEDHPSFRAPEEFVVIPELGDDAGVIGALVLAQDMLPLRGVAALS; from the coding sequence ATGATTGCTGGCATTGAAACCGGCGGCACTAAGTGCTTCTGCGCTGTAGCGCAAAGCAACGATCCCACGCAGATAATCGATAGCGTGCGCATTCCCACGCGTGATCCGGACTCTACTTTGGGAGACATTTACGAGTTCCTCGCGCGCAATCATCAGCACGAATCGATCGAGGCGATCGGTGTGGCATCGTTCGGTCCGCTGGACACGTCTGCAGACTCTGCAACGTTTGGCACCATCACGTGCACACCCAAACCGGGTTGGACTGACACTGATTTGACTACCATGATTGGCGGACTCACGACCTTCCGCAGGTCGGCGAACACCACCGGACCCATCCCGATGAACTTTGTGACGGATGTGAGTGGATCACTGCTCGGAGAAACCGCCTTCGGTGCCACCCAGGGCATGGCCAATGCTGCCTATGTAACGGTGGGCACCGGGATCGGCGTGGGGCTTATGGTGGAAGGCCGGCTCGTCACAGGGCACGGAACCCCAGAGCTTGGCCATATCGTTGTGCGCCGGCATCCCGAGGACCATTTCAAGGGCAATTGCCCCTACCACGGTGACTGCCTCGAAGGGCTCGCATCGGGCCCAGCCATTGCTGAACGCAGAATGGGTCTAGTCACTGAGGTGGAGGAGTTGGTGGTGGGTTACTACATTGCCCAGCTCTTGGTGACCATCACGCTAGCCACGGCCCCGGAACGGATCGTCATTGGTGGCGGCGTCATGAAGACGCCGCGTTTGCTTGACGCAGTTCGAAAGGACTACCGCACTCTCATAGCGGGGTACCTAGGCGAGGATCATCCATCCTTCCGTGCTCCCGAAGAGTTCGTTGTCATACCTGAGTTGGGCGACGACGCCGGCGTGATTGGCGCGTTGGTGCTTGCCCAAGACATGCTGCCGCTGCGCGGAGTTGCGGCACTCAGCTAG
- a CDS encoding MFS transporter, which translates to MYSILLALVYIAFISLGLPDSLVGSAWPVMHNDLNVPVSYAGLVTMTIAIGTIVSSLLSDRLTKKLGTGVVTAVSVGMTATALVGFSFTHSFVVLLLWAIPYGLGAGAVDAALNNYVALHYPARHMSWLHCFWGVGASISPLIMSAALANNNNWNGGYWTVGLIQVALTFVLIMSLPLWSKQRKAMIESEEVVLTEPIPLSTAIRIPGVPFILVAFFAYCAFESTAMLWGSSYLVQFRDVDTTTAARFAALFVMGITLGRFLSGFVAEKLGDERMIRIGLVTSLIGTVLVALPLGTDVVALTGLVVAGLGCAPIYPAIIHATPVNFGRENSQAIIGIQMASAYVGTTLMPPLFGFLAEKISMGLFPFFLMIFGLLTLTFSERLKKVVGRGDFTHTMRE; encoded by the coding sequence GTGTACTCAATTCTTCTTGCGCTCGTTTACATCGCATTCATCAGCCTCGGTTTGCCCGATTCCTTAGTGGGTTCGGCGTGGCCGGTAATGCACAACGATCTGAACGTTCCTGTCTCCTATGCAGGCCTCGTCACGATGACCATCGCAATTGGAACGATTGTTTCGAGCCTTCTTTCCGATCGCCTCACCAAGAAGCTGGGCACCGGAGTGGTCACGGCTGTCAGTGTGGGAATGACCGCCACGGCGCTAGTTGGATTCTCATTCACGCACTCGTTTGTGGTGTTGCTGCTCTGGGCGATCCCCTATGGGTTGGGGGCAGGAGCAGTGGATGCCGCTCTCAACAATTACGTGGCCTTGCACTACCCGGCACGCCACATGAGCTGGCTTCACTGCTTCTGGGGCGTGGGAGCCTCGATCAGTCCTTTGATCATGAGCGCGGCGCTCGCCAACAACAACAACTGGAACGGTGGTTACTGGACAGTTGGCCTAATCCAGGTGGCTCTCACATTCGTGCTCATCATGAGCCTGCCGCTGTGGAGCAAGCAGCGTAAGGCGATGATTGAATCCGAGGAAGTGGTTCTCACTGAACCCATTCCCCTAAGCACGGCCATAAGAATCCCGGGCGTGCCCTTCATCCTCGTTGCGTTCTTCGCCTACTGCGCATTTGAATCCACTGCGATGCTCTGGGGATCCAGCTACCTCGTTCAGTTCCGAGATGTTGACACCACCACAGCTGCGCGGTTTGCCGCGTTATTCGTCATGGGAATCACGCTGGGACGCTTCCTCAGCGGATTTGTGGCTGAGAAGCTGGGCGATGAACGCATGATCCGGATCGGGCTTGTCACATCATTGATAGGAACCGTGTTGGTGGCCCTTCCATTGGGAACTGACGTTGTGGCTCTCACGGGACTTGTGGTAGCTGGACTTGGATGCGCACCGATCTACCCGGCAATCATCCACGCCACACCCGTTAACTTCGGCCGTGAGAACTCACAAGCCATCATTGGTATTCAGATGGCGAGCGCATACGTGGGCACCACTCTCATGCCGCCACTATTCGGATTCCTCGCCGAAAAGATCAGCATGGGACTCTTCCCCTTCTTCCTCATGATCTTCGGCCTGCTCACCTTGACGTTCTCGGAGCGTCTAAAGAAGGTTGTGGGCCGCGGCGACTTCACGCACACAATGCGCGAGTAG
- a CDS encoding sugar ABC transporter permease, with the protein MAFGRWFKEIGFRHVIGVIAVIYSVFPILFIISAAFDPRTGLTLSNDLFSQFSLENFTSLFNDTMFWRWFANTLEIGIFSALGTVLMGAAAAYAFSRYRFSGRKQGLLVLMVVQMFPQLLAFVAVFLLLMTLGDVVPALGLNSKMALICVYWGGALGANTFLMYGTFNSIPLELDEAAKLDGASHSQIYWTIILPLVTPILAVVGLLAFIGAFNDFVLANTVLSGRANWTLAIGMNQWVGGNERSWEWFAPGALIAAVPILLVFLFLQRYIVAGLTGGSVKG; encoded by the coding sequence ATGGCGTTTGGCCGCTGGTTCAAGGAGATCGGCTTCCGGCACGTCATTGGCGTCATCGCCGTGATCTACTCCGTGTTCCCAATCCTTTTCATCATCTCCGCGGCTTTTGACCCACGCACGGGCCTCACACTCAGCAACGATTTGTTCTCACAGTTCAGCTTGGAGAACTTCACAAGCCTCTTCAACGACACTATGTTCTGGCGCTGGTTCGCTAACACTCTAGAGATTGGCATCTTCAGCGCTCTGGGCACTGTACTGATGGGAGCAGCTGCGGCGTACGCCTTTTCACGCTACCGGTTCTCTGGCAGAAAGCAGGGCCTGCTGGTGCTCATGGTGGTGCAGATGTTCCCGCAGCTGCTCGCATTCGTTGCAGTGTTCTTGCTGCTCATGACGCTGGGAGATGTGGTGCCAGCGCTGGGATTGAACTCAAAGATGGCGCTGATCTGTGTGTACTGGGGCGGCGCGTTGGGTGCAAACACCTTCCTCATGTACGGCACATTCAACTCCATTCCATTGGAGTTGGATGAGGCAGCGAAGCTTGATGGAGCATCACATTCGCAGATCTACTGGACCATCATCCTTCCACTTGTCACACCGATCCTGGCGGTTGTGGGCCTGCTGGCATTCATCGGTGCTTTCAATGATTTCGTGCTGGCCAACACGGTGCTTTCGGGACGGGCCAACTGGACGCTTGCCATCGGCATGAATCAGTGGGTTGGTGGCAATGAGCGATCGTGGGAGTGGTTTGCTCCGGGAGCCCTGATCGCCGCCGTACCGATTCTGCTGGTGTTCCTGTTCTTGCAGCGTTACATCGTGGCAGGGCTGACGGGCGGATCAGTAAAAGGCTGA
- a CDS encoding heavy metal translocating P-type ATPase — translation MTASPMPDPANVPSSRWREWLTPGLLLPVGSGVALVTGFLTELAGLSTVATLAFWAGILLGGYTFVPGALRALIQRRKVGISLLMTISAIGAIILGYLEEAAALAFLYSTAEMLEDRAMDHARDGLRSLLSLIPTTALLKRNGTGVTTNVSDIVAGDVFIVRPGERVCTDGIVLVGKSSLDTSATTGESMPQYVTAGERVSAGSINLSGALEVEAEAPGTDNSLTRIVELVEQAQAQKGERARLADRMASPLIPGVIILALAVAIIGSLAGDPSTWITRGLVVLVAASPCALAISVPVTIVSAVGAASRFGIVVKSGATLEELGTIAHIGFDKTGTLTRNNPVVTDVVAANGYNKHHVLAWAAAVERASTHPIATAIAAAAPIAPWATAVTELPGNGVTGTVDGHEVTIGSPRWIHVAELGQAIAELELDGKTCVVVRRDGQAAGVIAIRDELRSEAAGAIAALAHDGITVSMLTGDNSRTAHSLAVEAGIEAVRAELTPEYKARIVSEMAELAPTAMVGDGINDAPALAAATVGIAMGASGSDAAIESADIAFTGNDLRLIPLGLRHARRTRRIIDQNLALSVAIIAALLPLAISGVFNLAAVVLVHEGAEVLVILNGLRAARAKGMLTGAKGNPRALAAGNGR, via the coding sequence ATGACGGCATCTCCCATGCCTGATCCCGCCAATGTTCCCTCTTCGCGCTGGCGAGAGTGGCTCACTCCCGGACTGCTGCTCCCCGTCGGATCCGGTGTGGCGTTGGTTACGGGATTCCTCACCGAACTTGCAGGTCTGAGCACCGTGGCCACCCTCGCGTTCTGGGCCGGAATCCTGCTGGGCGGCTACACGTTTGTGCCCGGCGCCTTGCGCGCGCTCATCCAGCGCCGCAAAGTGGGCATCTCGCTTCTCATGACGATCTCGGCGATCGGCGCAATTATCCTCGGTTACCTCGAGGAAGCCGCAGCACTCGCTTTCCTCTACTCCACCGCTGAAATGCTTGAGGACCGCGCGATGGATCATGCCCGCGATGGCCTGCGTTCCCTGCTCTCGCTCATCCCCACAACGGCGCTTCTCAAGCGCAACGGCACCGGCGTAACCACCAACGTTTCTGACATCGTCGCCGGTGACGTATTCATCGTTCGTCCTGGAGAACGTGTGTGTACAGACGGAATCGTGCTCGTGGGCAAGAGCAGTCTGGATACGTCGGCAACAACAGGTGAGTCGATGCCGCAATACGTGACGGCCGGGGAACGGGTGAGCGCGGGAAGCATTAATCTGTCTGGCGCACTTGAGGTCGAAGCCGAAGCACCTGGAACTGACAACTCGTTGACCCGGATTGTGGAGCTTGTGGAGCAAGCCCAAGCGCAGAAGGGAGAAAGGGCGCGGCTGGCCGACCGCATGGCCTCTCCCCTCATTCCGGGCGTGATTATCTTGGCGCTGGCGGTGGCGATCATCGGTTCTTTGGCTGGCGACCCAAGCACCTGGATTACCCGTGGACTTGTGGTACTTGTGGCAGCCTCACCGTGCGCGCTAGCTATATCCGTACCAGTCACGATTGTTAGTGCCGTGGGCGCTGCAAGCCGCTTTGGAATTGTAGTTAAGAGCGGTGCGACGCTCGAAGAGCTTGGCACGATTGCCCACATTGGATTTGACAAGACAGGCACGTTGACGCGGAATAATCCAGTGGTGACCGACGTCGTCGCCGCGAATGGATATAACAAGCACCATGTTTTGGCGTGGGCGGCCGCTGTTGAGCGTGCCAGCACGCATCCCATCGCAACGGCCATTGCTGCTGCGGCGCCCATCGCACCATGGGCCACCGCCGTGACCGAGCTGCCCGGCAACGGTGTAACGGGAACGGTTGATGGGCACGAGGTGACAATTGGCAGCCCACGGTGGATTCATGTGGCGGAGCTGGGCCAGGCGATCGCTGAGCTGGAGTTGGACGGGAAGACGTGCGTTGTAGTGCGCCGCGATGGGCAGGCTGCCGGTGTCATTGCCATCCGCGATGAGTTGCGCTCGGAGGCAGCCGGAGCTATTGCGGCGTTAGCACACGACGGCATCACCGTATCCATGCTGACTGGCGATAACTCCCGCACTGCACACTCCCTCGCCGTTGAGGCTGGAATCGAGGCCGTGCGCGCGGAACTCACACCGGAGTACAAAGCGCGGATCGTTTCGGAGATGGCGGAGCTGGCACCCACGGCCATGGTGGGCGACGGTATCAATGACGCCCCTGCACTGGCCGCAGCAACAGTAGGAATCGCCATGGGCGCTTCCGGTTCTGATGCCGCCATTGAGAGCGCAGACATCGCATTCACAGGTAATGATCTTCGGCTTATCCCCCTCGGGTTGCGGCATGCTCGGCGCACGCGCCGCATCATCGACCAAAACCTCGCATTATCGGTGGCCATCATCGCGGCATTATTGCCTCTAGCCATCAGCGGAGTCTTCAACCTTGCCGCCGTGGTGCTGGTTCACGAAGGCGCGGAGGTTCTGGTGATCCTCAACGGGTTGCGGGCGGCGCGGGCAAAGGGAATGCTGACGGGCGCAAAGGGCAATCCGCGGGCACTGGCGGCAGGCAACGGGCGCTGA